The Streptomyces sp. NBC_01463 DNA window GTTCCCCAGCAAGATCGCCTCGGGGGGCGGGTCCATAGTGGACCGCCGGGTCTACCCCGAGGACCGCCTGCTGCAGGGCGGCAAGGCGGTTGGCTCGGGTCCCTACAGGCTGAACTCCATCGACAAGGGGAAAGCCGTCTTCTCGGTCTACCCGGGCTATCACGGAACCGCCGAGGTGAAGAACTCGGGCGTGACCCTCAAGCTCTTCCGGGGTGACCAGCAGGCCCTCCGGTCGGCTCTGGAGAAGGGCGACGTCGACATCGCCTACCGCGGCCTCAGCGCCAAGGCGATAGCCGCTCTGGACACCTCGTCCACCGCGGAGGAGGGGGGCATCGAGGTAATCCAGGGCAACAGCGCCGAAGTCCAGCACATGGTCTTCAACGTCGACGACCCGGTTGTCGGCAAACTCGCCGTCCGGAAGGCCATCGCCCACCTCGTCGACCGCTACTCCCTGGTCAGCGAGGTCTACCAGTCCACGGCGGAACCGCTCTACTCGGTCATCCCGGTCGGCATCACCGGCCACGGCACCTCCTTCTTCGACACCTACGGGGACAGCCCGAAGCCGAAACAGGCGAAGGCGGAGCTGCGGGACGCGGGCATAGCGGACAAGGTGAAACTCACCCTCTGGTCCACCCCGAGCCGGTACGGACCCGCCACCGACGACGAATTGCAGACCATTGCCGATCAGCTGAACCGGAGCGGACTCTTCGACGCCCGGATGAAGTCCGTCGCCTTCGACGAGTACGAGAAGGGGATCGCCGATGGCAAGTACGGCGTCTACGTCAAGGGCTGGGTGCCGGACTACCCCGATCCGGACAACTTCACCCAGCCGTTCTTCGGCGAGGGCAACGTCCTGTCGAACAACTACGAC harbors:
- a CDS encoding ABC transporter substrate-binding protein — translated: MKVRTRRPSTLIAGGLAAVLLTACSSQGSESRMVVGMSDDILATDPASGYDPGSWLLFNNVFQSLLSFPPGASTPVPEAAKECEFSDGSRTYTCTLRDGLKFSNGNRLTSADVKYSFDRTIRINDPAGPAPLLSTISSIRTPDDKTVVFRLKVPDATFPSKIASGGGSIVDRRVYPEDRLLQGGKAVGSGPYRLNSIDKGKAVFSVYPGYHGTAEVKNSGVTLKLFRGDQQALRSALEKGDVDIAYRGLSAKAIAALDTSSTAEEGGIEVIQGNSAEVQHMVFNVDDPVVGKLAVRKAIAHLVDRYSLVSEVYQSTAEPLYSVIPVGITGHGTSFFDTYGDSPKPKQAKAELRDAGIADKVKLTLWSTPSRYGPATDDELQTIADQLNRSGLFDARMKSVAFDEYEKGIADGKYGVYVKGWVPDYPDPDNFTQPFFGEGNVLSNNYDNEEIVDRIIPRTSSMTDRASTRQEYMKLQGIVAQQLPILPLWQGKQYAVAHENVRGLQNCLDSSTVFRFWELSTAY